Proteins found in one Pelmatolapia mariae isolate MD_Pm_ZW linkage group LG7, Pm_UMD_F_2, whole genome shotgun sequence genomic segment:
- the anxa4 gene encoding annexin A4, with protein sequence MAAIGNRGTVTEAANFNPDADAQKLREAMKGAGTNEAAIIEILAHRTIAQRQRIKMAYKQTVGKDLADDLSSELSGNFRSVVLGLLMLAPVYDAYELRNAMKGAGTEEACLIDILASRSNEEIKVINDVYKKEYEKKLEDAVIGDTSGMFQRVLVSLLTAGRDESTNVDEAQAIQDAKEIYEAGEARWGTDEVKFLTVLCVRNRNHLLRVFQEYQKISGRDIEESIKREMSGCLEDVFLAIVKCIRNKPAFFAERLYKSMKGLGTTDSILVRIMVARAEIDMLDIKAQFLKMYGKTLHSFIKGDTSGDYRKILLQLCGGE encoded by the exons ATGGCAGCA ATCGGAAACCGTGGAACCGTGACTGAAGCCGCTAATTTTAATCCCGACGCAGATGCCCAGAAGCTTAGAGAAGCCATGAAAGGAGCTG GCACTAATGAGGCAGCTATCATTGAGATCCTGGCCCACCGTACTATTGCCCAGAGGCAGCGCATCAAAATGGCctacaaacaaacagtgggGAAG GACCTGGCTGATGATCTGTCCTCAGAGCTGAGTGGGAACTTCAGGAGTGTTGTTCTGGGTCTGCTGATGCTGGCGCCTGTATACGATGCCTACGAGCTGAGAAATGCAATGAAG GGGGCTGGAACCGAAGAGGCTTGTCTCATCGATATCCTCGCCTCAAGGTCAAACGAGGAAATAAAAGTCATCAACGACGTCTACAAGAAAG AATATGAGAAGAAACTGGAAGATGCTGTAATTGGGGATACATCTGGAATGTTTCAAAGGGTTTTGGTCTCTTTACTCACG GCTGGACGGGATGAAAGCACCAATGTGGACGAGGCCCAGGCTATTCAAGATGCCAAG GAAATCTATGAGGCTGGTGAGGCTCGATGGGGCACAGATGAGGTTAAATTCCTCACAGTGCTTTGTGTGAGGAACCGAAACCATCTGCTGCGAG TGTTTCAGGAGTATCAGAAGATTTCTGGAAGAGACATTGAGGAGAGCATCAAGAGGGAGATGTCTGGCTGCCTGGAAGACGTCTTTCTGGCTATAG TGAAATGCATCAGGAACAAGCCGGCTTTTTTTGCTGAGCGATTATACAAATCAATGAAG GGCCTGGGCACTACAGACAGCATCCTTGTCAGGATAATGGTAGCCAGGGCTGAGATTGACATGTTGGACATTAAAGCACAGTTCCTGAAGATGTATGGAAAAACTCTACACTCCTTCATAAAG
- the LOC134630865 gene encoding AP2-associated protein kinase 1-like isoform X1 yields MRKFFDSRRELVSSGPGSGGGGSSGSSHAGGNFIGRAFTVGRHQVTVEEIIAEGGFAIVFLVKTNQGVRCALKRMYVNNEHDLQVCKREIQIMKDLVGHKNIVGYLDSSITAMGSRDVWEVLILMDYCKGGQVVNLMNQRLQTGFTEAEVLQIFCDTCDAVSRLHQRKTPIIHRDLKVENILLHDKGHYVLCDFGSATDKFQSPQTEGVAAVEEEIKKYTTLSYRAPEMVNLYNNKIITTKADIWALGCLLYKLCFFTLPFGESQVAICDGSFTIPDNSRYSYDLHCLIRYTLEPDPDKRPDIYQVSYFAFKLAQRTCPVQNVKNSQIPSKLPEPVKASEAAAAKKSQAKPRLTDPIPTTETSITPRQRPKAVHTQPAAGILPIQPAALTPRKRANLPGGASQPVGVSLDLSQPAAALQSQKAQASALPLIQSQNNSNQAAALQKQAVQPAPAPAAETAAPAAVASPVTKADIQPQAQPTVQQQTTPTSVVSSTSQQGAQTPSSPAPPQRPARRKQASLAQQPEAQPSPSKPAVSQQQITQPSAAQAQPGATESSQKPAETTPPATPKTTEEQSHQRTPSDATAPAVSAVPVSDSSQQPQGVNEEAALNQSLPSQPNLSDAVQDQSKNVPASGAATNTPTQPAWNPFDDDNFSNLTAEEFKSDGKKANDLTPDTETTASEELIPGLQASAVDTTPQETVERPTSILDVESGASLLAVPDPFHTLELSDAPEKLIEGLKSPDTSSLMLPDLLSLSDPFGGNVEESAKDPLTADDSLLGCSLISGPSAPPAASSATSSVSSAPTSAASALDDFSLLSGDSTQPKADSSLLISDFESQQPSAEAGTEDEFDPIPVTGRKNSQDLQREPNSNELRAAWTAASVQLAEEKQKLRVQQRTASCLYDKHMLLTDEWYSQHHTRQTPRTSLHFTPLDQESQFQPPDSSFASDVFQLAPFKTPAKETKVAPYKPAEVSDVFLQAPFGKRQETTKEVPINTCVFKSGAQQIQASKPRHSARTPFSHVFQSRRAAPETPLLQQPVAVHRVVSRIGQQAAVGSVAVGPLHSWTIGGRALDDPFTAAPFQPRCSQEKP; encoded by the exons ATGAGGAAGTTCTTTGATTCCCGTCGGGAGTTAGTCAGCTCCGGGCCTGGTTCTGGAGGAGGAGGCAGCTCGGGGTCCAGCCACGCAGGCGGCAATTTCATTGGACGAGCATTTACTGTCGGGCGACACCAAGTCACTGTTGAAGAGATAATTGCTGAAG GTGGCTTTGCAATCGTGTTCCTCGTGAAGACAAACCAAGGGGTTCGTTGTGCTCTGAAGAGGATGTACGTCAACAACGAACACGATCTTCAGGTCTGCAAGCGCGAGATTCAAATAATG AAAGATCTAGTTGGTCACAAGAATATTGTTGGTTATCTGGACTCCAGTATCACAGCTATGGGATCGAGGGACGTGTGGGAGGTGCTTATACTAATGGATTACTGCAAGG GGGGTCAGGTGGTCAATTTGATGAATCAGAGGCTGCAGACTGGTTTCACTGAAGCTGAGGTGCTGCAGATCTTCTGTGACACCTGTGACGCTGTTTCTCGTTTGCACCAACGCAAGACACCTATCATCCACAGAGACCTTAAG GTGGAGAACATCCTCCTGCACGATAAGGGTCATTATGTGCTGTGCGACTTTGGTAGCGCCACTGACAAGTTCCAGAGCCCGCAGACTGAAGGAGTGGCTGCTGTGGAGGAAGAGATCAAAAA GTATACAACCTTATCATATCGTGCTCCAGAAATGGTGAACCTCTACAACAATAAGATCATCACCACGAAGGCAGACATCTGG GCACTGGGCTGTTTGCTGTACAAGCTGTGCTTCTTCACTTTGCCCTTTGGTGAAAGCCAGGTGGCCATCTGTGATGGCAGTTTCACTATTCCAGATAATTCCCGTTACTCTTATGATCTTCACTGCCTCATTC GGTACACGCTGGAGCCAGATCCAGACAAGAGACCAGATATCTACCAGGTGTCCTATTTTGCTTTCAAACTAGCTCAGCGGACGTGCCCTGTTCAAAATGTGAAG AATTCTCAGATTCCTTCCAAACTTCCTGAGCCAGTCAAAGCTAGTGAGGCTGCGGCAGCAAAGAAGAGCCAGGCTAAGCCCAG ACTGACAGATCCAATTCCCACCACTGAAACCTCCATCACCCCTCGCCAGAGGCCCAAAGCAGTCCACACCCAGCCTGCTGCTGGCATCTTACCCATCCAGcctgctgctctgacccctcgCAAGCGGGCTAATCTCCCTGGTGGTGCATCACAGCCTGTGG gAGTCAGTTTAGATCTCTCTCAGCCAGCTGCAGCTCTTCAGTCACAGAAGGCTCAGGCTTCAGCTCTGCCTCTCATTCAGTCACAAAATAATTCAAATCAGGCTGCAGCTCTACAGAAGCAG GCTGTGCagccagctccagctccagctgcagagacagcagcaccagcagcagtGGCATCACCGGTGACCAAAGCTGACATCCAACCACAAGCACAGCCAACAGTCCAGCAACAGACTACACCCACCTCTGTTGTGAGCTCAACCTCCCAACAAGGAGCACAGACCCCATCCAGCCCAGCCCCGCCTCAGCGCCCAGCTCGTCGTAAGCAGGCCAGCCTGGCTCAACAGCCAGAGGCGCAGCCTTCCCCCAGCAAGCCTGCAGTATCTCAGCAACAGATAACTCAACCGTCAGCTGCCCAGGCTCAGCCTGGCGCTACTGAGAGCAGCCAAAAACCAGCTGAGACA ACCCCACCTGCTACTCCAAAGACAACCGAAGAACAAAGCCACCAACGCACACCGAGTGACGCCACAGCTCCTGCTGTTTCTGCAGTTCCAGTGAGCGACTCCTCACAGCAGCCACAGGGAGTTAATGAAGAAGCAGCTCTCAATCA ATCACTTCCGTCTCAGCCAAATCTTAGTGATGCAGTACAGGACCAAAGTAAAAATGTTCCTGCTTCTGGTGCCGCCACAAACACCCCTACACAGCCAGCGTGGAACCCCTTTGATGATGACAACTTCTCCAATCTCACTGCTGAGGAGTTTAAAAGTGATGGCAAAAAGGCTAATG ACCTAACCCCAGATACTGAAACAACTGCTTCAGAAGAGTTGATACCAGGCCTTCAGGCCTCAGCTGTTGATACCACCCCACAGGAAACTG TTGAAAGACCAACATCCATTCTTGATGTGGAATCAGGAGCCTCGCTGCTGGCTGTCCCTGATCCTTTCCATACCCTCGAGCTGTCAGATGCACCAG AGAAACTGATTGAAGGACTCAAATCTCCAGACACATCTTCACTCATGCTTCCTGACCTCCTGTCATTATCCGATCCTTTTGGTGGGAATGTGGAAGAGTCTgcaaaag ATCCTCTCACGGCAGACGACTCTCTCCTGGGCTGCTCTCTGATCTCTGGTCCATCTGCCCCCCCGGCAGCAAGCAGTGCAACTTCCTCTGTGTCTTCTGCTCCCACCTCTGCTGCCTCTGCTTTGGATGATTTCAGCCTGTTGTCTGGAGACTCCACACAGCCTAAAGCAG ACTCGTCTCTCCTGATCTCAGACTTCGAGTCCCAGCAACCCAGCGCAGAGGCTGGTACAGAGGATGAGTTTGATCCTATTCCCGTCACAGGCCGAAAGAATTCCCAAG ACCTGCAGAGGGAGCCGAACAGCAATGAGCTGCGAGCCGCCTGGACAGCGGCTTCTGTGCAGCTcgcagaggaaaaacaaaagctgagagTCCAGCAGAGGACTGCATCATGTCTCTATGATAAACACATGTTGCTGACAGATGAATGGTACAGTCAACACCATACCAGACAAACGCCTCGCACCAGTCTTCATTTCACACCATTAGACCAAGAATCCCAATTCCAGCCTCCAGACAGCTCATTTGCCTCTGATGTCTTCCAGCTGGCCCCTTTTAAGACTCCAGCAAAAGAAACTAAGGTGGCACCTTATAAACCTGCTGAGGTGTCTGATGTTTTCCTCCAGGCCCCGTTTGGAAAGAGGCAGGAAACCACCAAAGAAGTTCCTATCAACACTTGTGTATTTAAGTCTGGTGCACAGCAAATCCAAGCCAGCAAACCGCGTCATTCAGCCAGAACGCCATTTTCTCACGTTTTTCAGAGTAGACGAGCGGCTCCAGAGACGCCTTTGCTTCAGCAGCCGGTGGCCGTGCACCGGGTCGTCTCCAGGATCGGTCAGCAAGCCGCCGTAGGCTCAGTAGCTGTGGGGCCGTTACATTCCTGGACCATAGGGGGTAGAGCTCTCGATGACCCGTTTACCGCTGCCCCATTTCAGCCAAGATGTTCTCAGGAGAAACCCTGA
- the LOC134630865 gene encoding AP2-associated protein kinase 1-like isoform X2: MRKFFDSRRELVSSGPGSGGGGSSGSSHAGGNFIGRAFTVGRHQVTVEEIIAEGGFAIVFLVKTNQGVRCALKRMYVNNEHDLQVCKREIQIMKDLVGHKNIVGYLDSSITAMGSRDVWEVLILMDYCKGGQVVNLMNQRLQTGFTEAEVLQIFCDTCDAVSRLHQRKTPIIHRDLKVENILLHDKGHYVLCDFGSATDKFQSPQTEGVAAVEEEIKKYTTLSYRAPEMVNLYNNKIITTKADIWALGCLLYKLCFFTLPFGESQVAICDGSFTIPDNSRYSYDLHCLIRYTLEPDPDKRPDIYQVSYFAFKLAQRTCPVQNVKNSQIPSKLPEPVKASEAAAAKKSQAKPRLTDPIPTTETSITPRQRPKAVHTQPAAGILPIQPAALTPRKRANLPGGASQPVGVSLDLSQPAAALQSQKAQASALPLIQSQNNSNQAAALQKQAVQPAPAPAAETAAPAAVASPVTKADIQPQAQPTVQQQTTPTSVVSSTSQQGAQTPSSPAPPQRPARRKQASLAQQPEAQPSPSKPAVSQQQITQPSAAQAQPGATESSQKPAETTPPATPKTTEEQSHQRTPSDATAPAVSAVPVSDSSQQPQGVNEEAALNQSLPSQPNLSDAVQDQSKNVPASGAATNTPTQPAWNPFDDDNFSNLTAEEFKSDGKKANDLTPDTETTASEELIPGLQASAVDTTPQETVERPTSILDVESGASLLAVPDPFHTLELSDAPEKLIEGLKSPDTSSLMLPDLLSLSDPFGGNVEESAKDPLTADDSLLGCSLISGPSAPPAASSATSSVSSAPTSAASALDDFSLLSGDSTQPKADSSLLISDFESQQPSAEAGTEDEFDPIPVTGRKNSQVSGGHSRSNSGGSESSLPSLARSLLLVDQLIDL, from the exons ATGAGGAAGTTCTTTGATTCCCGTCGGGAGTTAGTCAGCTCCGGGCCTGGTTCTGGAGGAGGAGGCAGCTCGGGGTCCAGCCACGCAGGCGGCAATTTCATTGGACGAGCATTTACTGTCGGGCGACACCAAGTCACTGTTGAAGAGATAATTGCTGAAG GTGGCTTTGCAATCGTGTTCCTCGTGAAGACAAACCAAGGGGTTCGTTGTGCTCTGAAGAGGATGTACGTCAACAACGAACACGATCTTCAGGTCTGCAAGCGCGAGATTCAAATAATG AAAGATCTAGTTGGTCACAAGAATATTGTTGGTTATCTGGACTCCAGTATCACAGCTATGGGATCGAGGGACGTGTGGGAGGTGCTTATACTAATGGATTACTGCAAGG GGGGTCAGGTGGTCAATTTGATGAATCAGAGGCTGCAGACTGGTTTCACTGAAGCTGAGGTGCTGCAGATCTTCTGTGACACCTGTGACGCTGTTTCTCGTTTGCACCAACGCAAGACACCTATCATCCACAGAGACCTTAAG GTGGAGAACATCCTCCTGCACGATAAGGGTCATTATGTGCTGTGCGACTTTGGTAGCGCCACTGACAAGTTCCAGAGCCCGCAGACTGAAGGAGTGGCTGCTGTGGAGGAAGAGATCAAAAA GTATACAACCTTATCATATCGTGCTCCAGAAATGGTGAACCTCTACAACAATAAGATCATCACCACGAAGGCAGACATCTGG GCACTGGGCTGTTTGCTGTACAAGCTGTGCTTCTTCACTTTGCCCTTTGGTGAAAGCCAGGTGGCCATCTGTGATGGCAGTTTCACTATTCCAGATAATTCCCGTTACTCTTATGATCTTCACTGCCTCATTC GGTACACGCTGGAGCCAGATCCAGACAAGAGACCAGATATCTACCAGGTGTCCTATTTTGCTTTCAAACTAGCTCAGCGGACGTGCCCTGTTCAAAATGTGAAG AATTCTCAGATTCCTTCCAAACTTCCTGAGCCAGTCAAAGCTAGTGAGGCTGCGGCAGCAAAGAAGAGCCAGGCTAAGCCCAG ACTGACAGATCCAATTCCCACCACTGAAACCTCCATCACCCCTCGCCAGAGGCCCAAAGCAGTCCACACCCAGCCTGCTGCTGGCATCTTACCCATCCAGcctgctgctctgacccctcgCAAGCGGGCTAATCTCCCTGGTGGTGCATCACAGCCTGTGG gAGTCAGTTTAGATCTCTCTCAGCCAGCTGCAGCTCTTCAGTCACAGAAGGCTCAGGCTTCAGCTCTGCCTCTCATTCAGTCACAAAATAATTCAAATCAGGCTGCAGCTCTACAGAAGCAG GCTGTGCagccagctccagctccagctgcagagacagcagcaccagcagcagtGGCATCACCGGTGACCAAAGCTGACATCCAACCACAAGCACAGCCAACAGTCCAGCAACAGACTACACCCACCTCTGTTGTGAGCTCAACCTCCCAACAAGGAGCACAGACCCCATCCAGCCCAGCCCCGCCTCAGCGCCCAGCTCGTCGTAAGCAGGCCAGCCTGGCTCAACAGCCAGAGGCGCAGCCTTCCCCCAGCAAGCCTGCAGTATCTCAGCAACAGATAACTCAACCGTCAGCTGCCCAGGCTCAGCCTGGCGCTACTGAGAGCAGCCAAAAACCAGCTGAGACA ACCCCACCTGCTACTCCAAAGACAACCGAAGAACAAAGCCACCAACGCACACCGAGTGACGCCACAGCTCCTGCTGTTTCTGCAGTTCCAGTGAGCGACTCCTCACAGCAGCCACAGGGAGTTAATGAAGAAGCAGCTCTCAATCA ATCACTTCCGTCTCAGCCAAATCTTAGTGATGCAGTACAGGACCAAAGTAAAAATGTTCCTGCTTCTGGTGCCGCCACAAACACCCCTACACAGCCAGCGTGGAACCCCTTTGATGATGACAACTTCTCCAATCTCACTGCTGAGGAGTTTAAAAGTGATGGCAAAAAGGCTAATG ACCTAACCCCAGATACTGAAACAACTGCTTCAGAAGAGTTGATACCAGGCCTTCAGGCCTCAGCTGTTGATACCACCCCACAGGAAACTG TTGAAAGACCAACATCCATTCTTGATGTGGAATCAGGAGCCTCGCTGCTGGCTGTCCCTGATCCTTTCCATACCCTCGAGCTGTCAGATGCACCAG AGAAACTGATTGAAGGACTCAAATCTCCAGACACATCTTCACTCATGCTTCCTGACCTCCTGTCATTATCCGATCCTTTTGGTGGGAATGTGGAAGAGTCTgcaaaag ATCCTCTCACGGCAGACGACTCTCTCCTGGGCTGCTCTCTGATCTCTGGTCCATCTGCCCCCCCGGCAGCAAGCAGTGCAACTTCCTCTGTGTCTTCTGCTCCCACCTCTGCTGCCTCTGCTTTGGATGATTTCAGCCTGTTGTCTGGAGACTCCACACAGCCTAAAGCAG ACTCGTCTCTCCTGATCTCAGACTTCGAGTCCCAGCAACCCAGCGCAGAGGCTGGTACAGAGGATGAGTTTGATCCTATTCCCGTCACAGGCCGAAAGAATTCCCAAG TTTCAGGAGGCCACTCGCGCAGTAACAGTGGCGGCTCTGAATCCAGCCTTCCCAGCTTGGCCCGCTCCCTGCTGCTGGTGGACCAGCTCATCGACTTGTAG